In a single window of the Elaeis guineensis isolate ETL-2024a chromosome 8, EG11, whole genome shotgun sequence genome:
- the LOC105049773 gene encoding uncharacterized protein isoform X2, with the protein MARSAARTSAPTTGTRTLTLEETSSSSVSSQQRQQQPETLVLQLRRPKKKVTWKEGTVDNEFLNRKSSKKCCIFHKQKPFDEDDSDDDDGGSGGGPTGRTGLAPVAAAPMEGSIDRRDPLSLQS; encoded by the coding sequence ATGGCGAGGTCGGCCGCTCGGACTTCCGCACCGACCACCGGAACCCGAACCCTAACCCTGGAAGAGACTTCCTCCTCCTCGGTTTCTTCTCAGCAGCGGCAGCAACAACCCGAAACCCTGGTTCTCCAACTCCGGCGGCCCAAGAAGAAGGTAACGTGGAAGGAGGGAACGGTGGACAATGAGTTCCTCAACCGGAAGAGCTCCAAGAAGTGCTGCATCTTCCACAAGCAGAAGCCCTTCGACGAGGACGACAGCGACGATGACGACGGCGGCAGCGGCGGAGGTCCCACGGGGAGGACGGGGCTGGCCCCAGTGGCTGCTGCTCCCATGGAAGGGAGCATTGATCGGAGGGATCCATTGTCTCTGCAATC
- the LOC105049773 gene encoding uncharacterized protein isoform X1, translating into MARSAARTSAPTTGTRTLTLEETSSSSVSSQQRQQQPETLVLQLRRPKKKVTWKEGTVDNEFLNRKSSKKCCIFHKQKPFDEDDSDDDDGGSGGGPTGRTGLAPVAAAPMEGSIDRRDPLSLQSRLKFFSGRDGNSWGQATDPC; encoded by the exons ATGGCGAGGTCGGCCGCTCGGACTTCCGCACCGACCACCGGAACCCGAACCCTAACCCTGGAAGAGACTTCCTCCTCCTCGGTTTCTTCTCAGCAGCGGCAGCAACAACCCGAAACCCTGGTTCTCCAACTCCGGCGGCCCAAGAAGAAGGTAACGTGGAAGGAGGGAACGGTGGACAATGAGTTCCTCAACCGGAAGAGCTCCAAGAAGTGCTGCATCTTCCACAAGCAGAAGCCCTTCGACGAGGACGACAGCGACGATGACGACGGCGGCAGCGGCGGAGGTCCCACGGGGAGGACGGGGCTGGCCCCAGTGGCTGCTGCTCCCATGGAAGGGAGCATTGATCGGAGGGATCCATTGTCTCTGCAATC GAGGCTGAAATTTTTCAGTGGACGTGATGGCAATAGTTGGGGGCAGGCAACTGACCCTTGTTAA